Proteins encoded in a region of the Streptomyces sp. NBC_00513 genome:
- a CDS encoding MFS transporter, giving the protein MGHYGPVAPVRSSDDGSGPAKRAGRAVGRALHLPITGTARGIRRATHAHGAGESGLGRLIELHAINGAGDVMITVALASTVFFSVPTDEARGRVALYLAITMAPFTLLAPVIGPLLDRLPHGRRAAMAAAMLARALLAVMMSGAVATGGLELYPAALGVLVASKAYGVVRSAVVPRLLPPKFSLVKANSRVTLAGLLATGAAAPVAAGLHTIGPPWPLYGACAIFIWGTFAAFALPHKVDEAKGERRARLSTHEAHSRKPGLRTVSRPVLCGLMANAAMRGLSGFLIFFLAFLLRDHPLAGQSAAVSLGIVGVAAGLGNAVGTAVGAWLRARAPETIIAAVLSLTLGVAVLAAVFVSGLFMAVLAATAGFCQALAKLSLDAMIQRDVPEAVRTSAFARSETLLQMAWVLGGAIGIALPLNGVLGMAVAAAIVAAGTTMALRGVLTSPRRPQGSARARVA; this is encoded by the coding sequence GTGGGGCACTATGGGCCCGTGGCACCCGTACGGTCGTCCGACGACGGCTCGGGACCGGCCAAGCGGGCCGGCCGGGCTGTCGGGCGCGCCCTGCACCTGCCCATCACCGGCACGGCACGCGGGATCCGGCGGGCCACGCACGCCCACGGGGCCGGCGAGTCGGGGCTCGGCAGACTCATCGAACTCCACGCCATCAACGGCGCCGGCGACGTCATGATCACCGTGGCGCTGGCCTCCACGGTGTTCTTCTCCGTCCCCACGGACGAGGCGCGCGGCCGGGTGGCGCTCTACCTCGCCATCACCATGGCCCCCTTCACCCTGCTGGCCCCCGTCATCGGCCCGCTGTTGGACCGACTGCCGCACGGTCGGCGCGCCGCGATGGCCGCGGCGATGCTGGCCCGGGCCCTGCTCGCGGTGATGATGTCCGGCGCGGTGGCCACCGGCGGACTGGAGCTGTACCCGGCCGCCCTGGGCGTCCTCGTCGCGTCGAAGGCGTACGGCGTGGTCCGCAGCGCCGTGGTGCCCCGACTGCTCCCGCCGAAGTTCTCCCTCGTCAAAGCGAACTCCCGGGTCACGCTGGCCGGCCTGCTCGCCACCGGGGCCGCCGCGCCGGTCGCGGCCGGACTCCACACGATCGGTCCGCCCTGGCCGCTGTACGGGGCGTGCGCGATCTTCATCTGGGGGACCTTCGCCGCGTTCGCGCTGCCGCACAAGGTCGACGAGGCCAAGGGTGAACGGCGGGCCCGGCTGTCCACGCACGAGGCGCACTCGCGCAAGCCCGGTCTGCGGACCGTGAGCCGTCCGGTGCTGTGCGGGCTGATGGCCAACGCGGCCATGCGCGGACTGTCCGGGTTCCTGATCTTCTTCCTGGCGTTCCTGCTGCGCGACCACCCGCTGGCCGGCCAGAGCGCGGCGGTGTCGCTGGGCATCGTGGGCGTCGCGGCCGGTCTGGGCAACGCGGTCGGCACGGCGGTGGGCGCGTGGCTGCGCGCCCGGGCGCCGGAGACCATCATCGCGGCGGTGCTGTCCCTGACCCTGGGGGTCGCGGTCCTGGCGGCCGTCTTCGTCAGCGGTCTGTTCATGGCGGTGCTGGCGGCCACGGCGGGGTTCTGCCAGGCCCTGGCGAAGCTGTCGCTGGACGCGATGATCCAGCGGGACGTCCCGGAGGCGGTGCGCACCTCGGCGTTCGCCCGCTCGGAGACCCTGCTGCAGATGGCGTGGGTGCTGGGCGGTGCGATCGGGATCGCGCTCCCGCTGAACGGGGTGCTGGGCATGGCCGTCGCGGCGGCCATCGTCGCCGCCGGCACCACGATGGCCCTGCGCGGCGTCCTCACCTCCCCGCGCAGGCCGCAGGGTTCCGCGCGGGCCCGGGTGGCGTAG
- a CDS encoding futalosine hydrolase, with protein MRALIVTAVAAEADSVVAGLTPHPDPATPDPRTLSRGGYLVTRRDLPGLAVDVLVGGVGPAAAAAATATALALADYTLVVSAGIGGGFAPAAPLGTLVVADAVVAADLGADTPDGYLSVEALGFGRSAHLPPAELAARAAEATGALLAPVLTVSTVTGTAARAAELAARHPLAGAEAMEGFGVAEAAAAHGLPVLEVRAVSNAVGPRDRDAWRIGDALAALGDGFRALGPVLAHWGGQHEQHR; from the coding sequence GTGCGCGCGCTCATCGTGACCGCCGTGGCCGCGGAGGCAGACTCCGTGGTCGCCGGTCTCACCCCTCATCCGGACCCGGCCACGCCGGACCCGCGCACCCTGTCCCGCGGCGGCTACCTCGTCACCCGCCGGGACCTGCCCGGCCTCGCCGTCGACGTGCTCGTCGGCGGCGTCGGCCCGGCCGCCGCCGCGGCCGCCACGGCCACCGCGCTCGCGCTGGCCGACTACACGCTCGTCGTCTCCGCCGGCATCGGCGGCGGGTTCGCGCCCGCCGCCCCGCTCGGCACGCTCGTCGTCGCCGACGCGGTGGTGGCCGCCGACCTGGGCGCCGACACACCCGACGGGTACCTGTCCGTCGAGGCGCTCGGCTTCGGCCGGAGCGCGCACCTGCCGCCCGCCGAACTCGCCGCCCGCGCCGCCGAGGCGACCGGGGCGCTGCTCGCCCCCGTCCTCACCGTCTCCACCGTCACCGGCACCGCCGCGCGGGCCGCCGAGCTCGCCGCCCGGCACCCGCTCGCCGGCGCGGAGGCCATGGAGGGCTTCGGGGTGGCGGAGGCGGCCGCCGCGCACGGGTTGCCGGTGCTGGAGGTCCGCGCCGTGTCCAACGCGGTCGGACCCCGTGACCGTGACGCCTGGCGGATCGGGGACGCGCTGGCCGCGCTGGGCGACGGCTTCCGCGCGCTGGGACCCGTACTCGCCCACTGGGGAGGACAGCATGAACAGCACAGGTGA
- a CDS encoding helicase C-terminal domain-containing protein: MPEPSNAAGAAGTAASAPRSLAEALRARDDVALAALLHARPDLLNPVPGDVTQLATRAGTRASVLRALDRLDRFALQTAEALAVAPDPCPYPVLEALLTGDTGTACAEDNGARAALPRALGTLRDQALVWGDHERLRLVRTARELLAPAAGRPSPTGLGPTVAEATAGMSPTRVQEIVAAAGLPATHDPVSAVTALTGLFTDPERMSALLDEAPAEAHQVLGRLVWGPPYGEVTPNPTPPVRWLRDRGLLLPSSARTVVLPREVALYLRGGLAHRVTEPVAPAVPAHREHRPQLVDANAAGQALAALSTVEELVKSWEHAGPAVLRAGGLSVRDLKRAASTLDATETSAAFWIELAYAAGLLASDGEADERYAPTPAFDDWCELPPAERWSTLARAWLPATRTSALVGEQDGKGRTLAALGPDLDRSAAPEVRRRVLDLLAELPEGGSADPDTLFARLAWERPVRGTSDLRARLAHWTLTEAEVLGVTGRGALAAFGRALLEHRDPAPLLAPLLPEPVDHVLLQADLTAVAPGPLRRGIGDVLATLADVESKGGATVYRFTPGSVRRALDSGHTAVDLHAFLAEHSRTPVPQPLAYLIDDVARRHGHLRVGAASSYVRCDDDAMLGEILADKRSAGLGLRRLAPTVLAAQADPTVLLDGLRAMGYAPAAESRTGDVLVARADAHRTPARSAPTPVPDGPPVPDATLLGAAVRAIRAGDLAATAVRKEPAPSAGLAGAPGELPRTSAAETLATVQAAALTGSAVWIGYVNAEGAASQRVLAPVRVEGGFVTGYDHTADEVRTYALHRITGVAELAEDQV, encoded by the coding sequence GTGCCCGAGCCAAGCAACGCCGCGGGAGCTGCCGGAACCGCGGCGAGCGCCCCGCGCTCCCTCGCCGAGGCGCTGCGCGCCCGCGACGACGTGGCGCTCGCCGCGCTGCTGCACGCCCGCCCGGACCTGCTGAACCCGGTACCGGGCGATGTGACCCAGCTGGCCACCCGGGCCGGTACCCGGGCGTCGGTGCTGCGCGCCCTGGACCGGCTGGACCGGTTCGCCCTCCAGACGGCGGAGGCCCTCGCGGTCGCCCCGGACCCCTGCCCGTACCCGGTGCTGGAGGCGCTGCTGACCGGCGACACCGGGACCGCCTGCGCCGAGGACAACGGAGCCCGTGCCGCCCTCCCCCGGGCCCTGGGCACCCTGCGCGACCAGGCCCTGGTGTGGGGGGACCACGAGCGGCTGCGGTTGGTGCGCACCGCCCGGGAACTGCTCGCCCCGGCCGCCGGCAGACCGTCCCCGACCGGGCTGGGCCCGACGGTCGCCGAGGCCACCGCGGGGATGTCCCCGACCCGGGTGCAGGAGATCGTGGCGGCGGCCGGGCTGCCCGCCACCCACGACCCGGTGTCGGCGGTGACCGCGCTGACCGGGCTGTTCACCGACCCGGAGCGCATGTCGGCGCTCCTCGACGAGGCGCCGGCGGAGGCGCACCAGGTGCTGGGGCGGCTCGTGTGGGGGCCGCCGTACGGGGAGGTCACCCCGAACCCGACGCCGCCGGTGCGCTGGCTGCGGGACCGGGGGCTGCTGCTGCCCTCCTCGGCGCGGACCGTGGTCCTGCCCCGCGAGGTGGCGCTGTACCTGCGGGGCGGGCTCGCGCACCGCGTGACGGAGCCGGTGGCGCCCGCGGTGCCCGCGCACCGCGAGCACCGTCCACAGCTTGTGGACGCGAACGCGGCGGGGCAGGCGCTCGCCGCGCTGTCGACCGTCGAGGAGCTGGTGAAGTCCTGGGAGCACGCCGGGCCGGCGGTGCTGCGAGCCGGCGGGCTGTCCGTACGGGACCTCAAGCGGGCGGCGTCGACCCTGGACGCCACCGAGACGTCGGCGGCGTTCTGGATCGAACTCGCCTACGCGGCAGGCCTGTTGGCGAGCGACGGCGAGGCCGACGAGCGGTACGCGCCCACCCCCGCCTTCGACGACTGGTGCGAACTCCCGCCCGCGGAACGCTGGTCGACGCTCGCGCGGGCCTGGCTGCCCGCCACCCGAACCTCCGCCCTCGTCGGCGAACAGGACGGCAAGGGCCGCACCCTGGCGGCCCTCGGCCCGGACCTCGACCGGTCCGCCGCACCGGAGGTCCGCCGCCGGGTCCTCGACCTGCTCGCCGAACTGCCCGAGGGCGGTTCCGCCGACCCGGACACCCTCTTCGCCCGGCTCGCCTGGGAACGCCCGGTGCGCGGCACGAGCGATCTGCGCGCCCGCCTCGCGCACTGGACCCTGACCGAGGCCGAGGTCCTCGGCGTCACCGGCCGCGGCGCGTTGGCCGCCTTCGGCCGGGCCCTGCTCGAACACCGTGACCCGGCGCCGCTGCTCGCCCCGCTGCTGCCCGAGCCGGTGGACCACGTCCTGCTCCAGGCCGACCTGACGGCGGTGGCCCCCGGGCCGCTGCGCCGCGGGATCGGCGACGTCCTGGCCACGCTGGCCGACGTGGAGTCCAAGGGCGGGGCGACGGTGTACCGCTTCACCCCGGGTTCGGTGCGCAGGGCCCTGGACTCCGGGCACACCGCCGTCGACCTGCACGCCTTCCTCGCCGAGCACAGCCGCACCCCCGTCCCGCAGCCGCTGGCGTACCTGATCGACGACGTGGCGCGGCGGCACGGACACCTGCGCGTGGGCGCCGCCTCCTCGTACGTGCGCTGCGACGACGACGCCATGCTGGGCGAGATCCTCGCCGACAAGCGCTCCGCCGGACTGGGGCTGCGCCGGCTCGCGCCCACGGTGCTGGCCGCGCAGGCCGACCCGACGGTGCTGCTCGACGGGTTGCGGGCGATGGGCTACGCCCCGGCCGCCGAGTCCCGTACCGGCGACGTGCTCGTCGCCCGGGCCGACGCGCACCGCACGCCGGCGCGTTCGGCGCCGACCCCGGTACCGGACGGGCCGCCGGTCCCGGACGCGACCCTGCTCGGAGCGGCCGTACGGGCGATCCGCGCGGGCGACCTGGCGGCGACGGCGGTCCGCAAGGAACCCGCGCCGTCCGCGGGCCTCGCCGGCGCCCCGGGCGAACTCCCGCGCACGAGCGCGGCGGAGACCCTGGCGACGGTGCAGGCGGCCGCACTGACGGGGTCGGCGGTGTGGATCGGGTACGTCAACGCGGAGGGCGCGGCGAGCCAGCGCGTCCTCGCCCCGGTGCGGGTGGAGGGCGGCTTCGTCACCGGCTACGACCACACGGCCGACGAGGTGCGCACGTACGCGCTGCACCGGATCACGGGTGTCGCGGAACTGGCGGAGGACCAGGTCTAG
- a CDS encoding 1,4-dihydroxy-6-naphthoate synthase has product MNSTGEPLRIAYSPCPNDTFVFDAWAHGRVPGAPELDVTFADIDVTNGMAERGELDVLKVSYAVLPWVLEEYALLPCGGALGRGCGPLVLTREPGVDLTGGTVAVPSERSTAYLLFRLWAADVLPVGVGKVVVLPFHEIMPAVRDGRVDAGLVIHEARFTYQDYGLHRLADMGEHWESTTGLPIPLGAIIARRSLGADTLRALADAARTSVRMAWEDPEASRPYVRAHAQELDPKVADQHIGLYVNEFTADLGDAGYAAVRGLLTRAAAEGLVPAIGPDALAFP; this is encoded by the coding sequence ATGAACAGCACAGGTGAGCCGCTCCGCATCGCCTATTCGCCGTGCCCGAACGACACGTTCGTCTTCGACGCCTGGGCGCACGGCCGGGTCCCCGGGGCGCCCGAACTGGACGTCACCTTCGCCGACATCGACGTCACCAACGGCATGGCCGAGCGCGGTGAGCTGGACGTGCTGAAGGTGTCGTACGCCGTGCTGCCCTGGGTGTTGGAGGAGTACGCGCTGCTTCCCTGCGGCGGGGCGCTGGGGCGCGGCTGCGGCCCGCTGGTCCTCACCCGTGAGCCCGGGGTGGACCTGACCGGCGGGACCGTCGCCGTGCCGAGCGAACGGTCCACCGCCTACCTGTTGTTCCGGCTCTGGGCGGCGGACGTGCTGCCCGTGGGGGTCGGCAAGGTGGTCGTGCTGCCGTTCCACGAGATCATGCCCGCCGTGCGCGACGGCCGGGTGGACGCCGGACTGGTCATCCACGAGGCCCGGTTCACCTATCAGGACTACGGGCTGCACCGCCTGGCCGACATGGGCGAGCACTGGGAGTCCACCACCGGCCTGCCGATCCCGCTCGGGGCGATCATCGCCAGGCGCTCGCTGGGCGCGGACACGCTGCGCGCGCTCGCCGACGCGGCCCGCACGTCGGTCCGGATGGCGTGGGAGGACCCCGAGGCGTCCCGGCCGTACGTGCGCGCGCACGCGCAGGAGCTGGACCCGAAGGTCGCCGACCAGCACATCGGGCTGTACGTCAACGAGTTCACCGCCGACCTCGGCGACGCCGGGTACGCGGCCGTCCGCGGGCTGTTGACCAGGGCCGCGGCCGAGGGGCTGGTTCCGGCCATCGGGCCGGACGCGCTGGCCTTCCCGTAG
- a CDS encoding GDSL-type esterase/lipase family protein, with protein MRFMFVGDSMTIGRAGDYTWRYRMWQHLNATMGGPYAIVGPRGEVYDTLTDAPTSHEYADPGFPAAARRHLAGWGEGWQHMAPLIGPAVREGRADVLLVSLGLIDLGFYTKAEQTADNVRLFVARARAAHPGVRMVLLPVIPNVRAESDAPFAAEVARFNELLAKAVADLSTDASPILLAARPQAYDIHRDTYDGTHPNASGEHRLAGEFAAALHQAWGIGGPYRGL; from the coding sequence ATGCGTTTCATGTTCGTCGGCGACTCCATGACCATCGGACGCGCCGGCGACTACACCTGGCGCTACCGGATGTGGCAGCACCTCAACGCCACGATGGGCGGGCCGTACGCGATCGTCGGCCCGCGCGGCGAGGTGTACGACACCCTCACCGACGCACCCACCAGCCACGAGTACGCCGACCCGGGCTTCCCCGCCGCCGCCCGCCGGCACCTGGCCGGTTGGGGCGAGGGGTGGCAGCACATGGCCCCGCTCATCGGACCGGCCGTCCGCGAGGGCCGGGCCGACGTCCTGCTGGTCTCGCTCGGCCTCATCGACCTCGGCTTCTACACGAAGGCCGAGCAGACCGCCGACAACGTCCGCCTCTTCGTCGCGCGGGCCCGCGCCGCCCACCCCGGTGTGCGCATGGTCCTGTTGCCCGTCATCCCCAACGTCCGGGCCGAGTCGGACGCACCGTTCGCCGCCGAGGTCGCGCGCTTCAACGAGCTGCTGGCGAAAGCGGTCGCCGACCTGTCCACCGACGCCTCGCCGATCCTGCTGGCCGCCCGCCCGCAGGCGTACGACATCCACCGCGACACCTACGACGGCACGCACCCCAACGCCTCCGGGGAGCACCGGTTGGCGGGGGAGTTCGCCGCGGCCCTGCACCAGGCGTGGGGCATCGGCGGCCCCTACCGGGGCCTGTGA
- a CDS encoding DUF3027 domain-containing protein: MSAATTRSRTPDRLCAEAVDLARAAAEEAAAPGVVGEHLSVIAEGDRVVTHFFECKDPGYRGWRWAVTVTRASRAKNVTLDETVLLPGDDALLAPEWVPWSERLRPGDMGPGDLLPTDAEDLRLESGWSGEDAPPPNSVVSTEMAELVEAEDADVTDRTVVPVRGSITSVAEELGMRRARVLSRYGLHSAADRWDEAFGAKTPMAQAAPASCVSCGFLVAIGGSLGQAFGVCANEFGPADGRLVSLSYGCGGHSEAAVMPKPLRPAPPVLDSMASDEFPLRPSRDTGSVPSGDLTPADLGHS, from the coding sequence GTGAGTGCTGCGACGACGCGAAGCCGTACCCCCGACCGCCTGTGCGCCGAGGCGGTAGACCTCGCCCGCGCGGCGGCCGAGGAAGCCGCCGCCCCCGGAGTGGTGGGCGAGCACCTCTCGGTCATCGCCGAGGGCGACCGGGTCGTCACGCACTTCTTCGAGTGCAAGGATCCCGGCTACCGCGGTTGGCGCTGGGCCGTCACCGTGACCCGGGCCTCCCGTGCGAAGAACGTCACCCTCGACGAAACGGTGCTGCTTCCGGGCGACGACGCCCTGCTGGCGCCCGAGTGGGTGCCGTGGAGCGAGCGGCTGCGGCCCGGGGACATGGGCCCCGGGGACCTGCTGCCCACCGACGCCGAGGACCTTCGGCTGGAGTCCGGCTGGTCGGGCGAGGACGCGCCGCCGCCGAACTCGGTCGTGTCCACCGAGATGGCCGAACTGGTCGAGGCCGAGGACGCGGACGTCACCGACCGCACCGTCGTGCCGGTGCGCGGCTCCATCACCTCGGTGGCCGAGGAACTGGGCATGCGGCGGGCGCGGGTGCTGTCCCGCTACGGCCTGCACAGCGCGGCGGACCGCTGGGACGAGGCGTTCGGCGCGAAGACCCCGATGGCCCAGGCGGCGCCCGCCTCCTGCGTGTCGTGCGGGTTCCTCGTCGCGATCGGCGGCTCGCTGGGCCAGGCCTTCGGGGTCTGCGCGAACGAGTTCGGTCCCGCGGACGGCCGGCTGGTCTCCCTGTCCTACGGCTGCGGCGGTCACTCGGAGGCCGCGGTCATGCCGAAGCCGCTGCGTCCCGCGCCGCCGGTGCTGGACTCGATGGCCTCGGACGAGTTCCCCCTGCGGCCGTCCCGCGACACCGGCTCGGTGCCGAGCGGCGACCTCACCCCCGCGGACCTCGGCCACTCCTGA
- a CDS encoding HAD family phosphatase encodes MTSPAAAPLPASRHVLFDVDGTLIDAVANQRRVWETWAARYGLDADEVHAVALRTRPMETFAAVAPDHDPHACLAALHELEDEDVRSGVYEAFDGAAELLTALPPGSWGLVTSNYEHRVRGRFDRTGLPVPPVLVDAASATEGKPSPAPYLLGARRLGATPARCLVVEDAPSGIRSGLRAGMTVWSVNAPAPAAGAHRHFPTLREAVPAILAFVASTAAPTHPAPTPPPV; translated from the coding sequence GTGACCAGCCCAGCCGCCGCACCCCTTCCCGCCTCCCGTCACGTCCTGTTCGACGTGGACGGCACGCTGATCGACGCCGTCGCCAACCAGCGCCGGGTCTGGGAGACCTGGGCCGCGCGGTACGGCCTGGACGCCGACGAGGTCCACGCGGTGGCCCTGCGCACCCGCCCGATGGAGACCTTCGCGGCCGTCGCCCCCGACCACGACCCGCACGCGTGCCTGGCCGCGCTGCACGAGCTGGAGGACGAGGACGTCCGGTCCGGCGTCTACGAGGCTTTCGACGGCGCGGCCGAGCTGTTGACCGCGCTTCCCCCGGGCAGTTGGGGGCTGGTGACCTCCAACTACGAGCACCGGGTACGCGGGCGCTTCGACCGGACGGGCCTGCCGGTCCCCCCGGTGCTCGTGGACGCCGCCTCCGCCACCGAGGGCAAGCCCTCCCCCGCGCCGTACCTGCTGGGTGCCCGCCGGCTCGGCGCGACGCCTGCCCGGTGCCTGGTCGTGGAGGACGCCCCGTCGGGCATCCGGTCGGGGCTGCGCGCCGGCATGACCGTCTGGTCCGTCAACGCCCCCGCCCCGGCGGCCGGTGCCCACCGCCACTTCCCGACGCTGCGCGAGGCCGTCCCCGCCATCCTCGCCTTCGTCGCCTCCACGGCAGCCCCGACGCACCCGGCCCCCACCCCTCCCCCTGTCTGA
- a CDS encoding HAD family hydrolase, with protein sequence MSSETASAAPAVPLLTVGFDLDMTLIDSRPGIKAAYQALSAETGTFIDADQAVTRLGPPLDEELANWFPAAEIPAMADRYREIYPTHAIDPTPAMPGAREAIEAVQALGGRAIVVTAKHQPNAVLHLRHLGIEPDAVVGWLWAEAKAVALREYGAQVYVGDHVGDVRGARAAGAVSVTVPTGPCPEPELRAAGADVVLPDLTALPRWLTEYVRTREV encoded by the coding sequence ATGAGCTCCGAGACCGCGTCCGCCGCGCCCGCCGTCCCCCTGCTGACGGTCGGCTTCGACCTCGACATGACCCTCATCGATTCGCGCCCCGGCATCAAGGCCGCCTACCAGGCACTCTCGGCCGAGACCGGTACGTTCATCGACGCGGACCAGGCGGTCACGCGGCTCGGTCCGCCGCTGGACGAGGAGCTCGCGAACTGGTTCCCGGCGGCGGAGATCCCCGCGATGGCCGACCGCTACCGGGAGATCTATCCCACACACGCCATCGACCCCACCCCGGCGATGCCCGGCGCCCGCGAGGCGATCGAGGCCGTCCAGGCGCTCGGCGGCCGCGCGATCGTGGTCACGGCGAAGCACCAGCCGAACGCCGTCCTGCACCTGAGGCACCTGGGCATCGAGCCGGACGCGGTCGTCGGTTGGCTGTGGGCCGAGGCGAAGGCGGTCGCCCTGCGCGAGTACGGCGCCCAGGTCTACGTCGGCGACCACGTGGGCGACGTACGCGGTGCCCGCGCGGCCGGCGCGGTCTCGGTGACCGTGCCGACCGGCCCCTGCCCGGAGCCGGAGCTGCGCGCGGCCGGCGCCGACGTGGTGCTCCCCGACCTCACCGCGCTGCCGCGGTGGCTCACGGAGTACGTCCGCACGCGCGAGGTCTGA
- a CDS encoding WD40 repeat domain-containing protein — protein MRLLPTLTACSAALVLAVPAGPAAAADTPSGFTITDPRIKESSGLTASRIHPGVYWTHNDSDDGPYVYAVDSASGRTVARVTLTGIGRPRDVEAISLGPDGQLYVGDVGDNKGGTWDHVWIYRFPEPKVLADATVRAEQFTVTYADGPRNAEALMVHPVTGRVYIASKDENKGGLYEGPSRLTTGAPNVFRRVADLPWVTDGAFSPDGGALTLRGYFFARTWAWKDGRPVGSGEGVAAPWQGQAESVTYTADGTALMFGAEGAGSRVVAVPVPARAGAAPAPSGGTRAPARPGSPAAATETQGTQDKGSFAKGALVLAGGTVLVMAGRRLVRRRSPKA, from the coding sequence ATGCGCCTGCTCCCGACGTTGACCGCCTGCTCCGCCGCCCTCGTCCTCGCCGTGCCGGCGGGACCGGCCGCGGCGGCCGACACCCCCTCCGGGTTCACGATCACCGACCCCCGGATCAAGGAGTCCAGCGGGCTGACGGCCAGCCGGATCCACCCGGGCGTGTACTGGACGCACAACGACAGCGACGACGGTCCGTACGTGTACGCCGTGGACTCCGCGAGCGGGAGGACCGTGGCCCGGGTGACCCTCACCGGGATCGGCCGGCCGCGCGACGTCGAGGCCATCTCGCTGGGGCCTGACGGGCAGCTGTACGTCGGCGACGTCGGGGACAACAAGGGCGGCACCTGGGACCACGTGTGGATCTACCGCTTCCCCGAGCCGAAGGTGCTGGCCGACGCGACGGTCAGGGCCGAGCAGTTCACGGTGACGTACGCCGACGGGCCGCGGAACGCGGAGGCCCTGATGGTGCATCCGGTGACGGGGCGGGTGTACATCGCGAGCAAGGACGAGAACAAGGGCGGTCTGTACGAGGGGCCGAGCCGGCTCACCACCGGTGCGCCGAACGTGTTCCGGCGGGTCGCGGACCTGCCGTGGGTGACCGACGGCGCGTTCTCGCCGGACGGCGGCGCGCTGACCCTGCGCGGGTACTTCTTCGCGCGGACGTGGGCGTGGAAGGACGGCCGGCCGGTGGGCTCCGGCGAGGGGGTGGCCGCACCGTGGCAGGGCCAGGCGGAGTCGGTGACGTACACGGCGGACGGCACGGCGCTGATGTTCGGGGCGGAGGGGGCGGGCAGCCGGGTGGTGGCGGTACCGGTGCCCGCGCGGGCGGGCGCCGCCCCGGCTCCCTCCGGCGGCACCCGGGCGCCGGCCCGACCCGGGTCGCCGGCCGCGGCGACGGAGACGCAGGGTACGCAGGACAAGGGCAGCTTCGCGAAGGGCGCCCTGGTGCTGGCGGGCGGGACGGTCCTGGTCATGGCGGGACGGCGGCTGGTGCGCCGCCGGTCGCCCAAGGCCTGA
- a CDS encoding cold-shock protein: protein MPTGKVKWFNSEKGFGFLSRDDGGDVFVHSSVLPAGVDALKPGQRVEFGVVAGQRGDQALSVTVLDPTPSVAAAQRRKPDELASIVQDLTTLLENITPMLERGRYPDKVHGGKIAGLLRAVADQLDV from the coding sequence GTGCCTACCGGCAAGGTCAAGTGGTTCAACAGTGAGAAGGGCTTCGGCTTCCTCTCCCGCGACGACGGCGGCGACGTCTTCGTCCACTCGTCGGTGCTGCCTGCCGGGGTGGACGCCCTCAAGCCGGGCCAGCGGGTCGAGTTCGGTGTCGTCGCGGGACAACGCGGTGACCAGGCACTTTCGGTGACCGTGCTGGATCCGACGCCTTCGGTCGCGGCCGCTCAGCGCCGCAAGCCGGACGAGCTCGCCTCGATCGTGCAGGACCTGACGACCCTGCTGGAGAACATCACCCCCATGCTGGAACGCGGCCGCTACCCCGACAAGGTGCACGGCGGGAAGATCGCCGGCCTGCTGCGGGCGGTCGCCGACCAACTCGACGTCTGA